The following is a genomic window from Calliphora vicina chromosome 5, idCalVici1.1, whole genome shotgun sequence.
GCTGCTGTAACGACAACAAAGTCTCTGCATTGACCTTGTCATTTGTAGTAGTGCTATTATGACATTGATCCTTAACCTTCATTGTATCATCCATTATTTGTAAAATGTAGCCTTGCttgtaaaaattgttgttatttggtatcctttttacaataaattgacCCCCAAAGTGCAGggtaatgaataaaaaattctattgAATTCCGTAGTCTTTGTTTTTGTCTTCACTGTCAGTGTCTTGCCTCTTCATACACTTTATCAACTTCTTTTTCTTCGTGATGCTAAGTTTATAATTGAATTGAATGCAATTTCTCCTTTCGAAATTTGTTTGCCCAATACAactattttactttttctttgatTTGTTATGAACGGATACACTTTGCCATAATTTTAAtaagtttgttttattaattttatatagatttttcgttaattttgcagcaattttcaattttcatggTTTTTCATTGCttgttgcaaataatttttgacagtttgtttttttttggaaatttgttttgtttttctcttgCTTCAAGAGAGAGTGATGCAATCAGAGTTGCCAACTCAGTGGTATTTAAGCGGTTATTagtgtttttctttttccatTGATTTTATTTGCGATTTTCCACTTATaatgtacaaatttattaatatttactcCAACGGCGATTAACTTTGatataatatcaaaaaattacGCGGGCAGAATAACAGAACtaattttggaacaaatcaagatccctgtaacagtttatatttttcaaatttttgttctaattTTTGTATTGCCATTTTGGGGTGTATGTAATAAACAGTACTATATTATATTAAAGGTAAtttgaagcactattcaatgatacccataatGATCTTAtcattttccaaatatatgagaaattcactattatatatattgactttaaattcctATAACTCTTAAAGTAAGAGAGCGGGCaaaaatttttacgtttttttattaatgcaaGCTGTTTCAATGATCTTGATTTATGTCAAAATTTATCAGTTATGTACATGgggttaattaaatatttttaaataaatttttcgtaattCGAGTATTTTTGAAGAGTCACCGGCTGTTTGTGACCATACAAagattaaaaccaaaaaagtaATTGGTTTTATATAAGAATTTAGTACAATATTGAAAACTtatatgttatttatttgtCATTTCACACAAACCAAACCAATTTCAGACAGAAATGCATTCTTTAATCCTagagttagaaaaaatatatacttctttcaaagattttagagcttttaaaaataaaaaaagttgacATCACTTGATACAAGCACTCTACTTTTACAGGGTTAATCATGAACTATTTAATTGATTTCTTAACAGTGGGCTTGAATAAGTGGGATTTGTTCAAAAATAAGAACTCGAAACTATTCAAAATTCACTGTGATTACTTTAGATATGTATGTGTTCgtcaaatacatatgtaaatatgtttattgcTTTAATTTCCTTCCGCAGAGAATAAACTCTTCATTCATCACACATTTTTATATGGAGAACTTAACGATTGTCGCTATTGGtcaaatacaattttgaatTCGAAATGTTGGCTTAAATATATGACAGCTgcgattatttttattgttttctcttTTGGTTTATAACTTATAGGTACAGTAATAAaagtcgtttttatttttcataatttaagttttttttttaccgatTTAAAACGGTAAAAGCTAATTTGGTAACGGTGACTTAGCGGTAACGATATTTTGGCTTATTTCTATAACggcattttaatgaaaattgtaatttaatcctgaattaaattattaataaaatttaaaaaaactgacaaatttggtattctattttttattttatagatttcaattattaaaatcaaaatgttaCATCGTTGGTAACTAaagattatttgaaaattaaataaaattttggttttgatCAATTACTGTTACCTCTAAAGgcagggtcacacatggcaaatatttgctcaaaaaagcgtaacctttttttagcacaaatttgtttgacgtgtttactcttacaagtgttttgtaagatcaaacagcattaaataaaataacactaaattttttgttttgaatcatcctaagtaaaataagtttttgaaataaataaaagaattcaaatcagttttatttagtggttgtcatttttttttcaaatatttgtcatttgtCAGTAATTGATCAAAcccaaaattgtatttaattttcaaataacacgAATGATTTTTAGATCTACGGTCggtattcataaatattttaattaatgagcaaaaatattttaaataatttcaaaattacaataatttattttcgtatttgtgagttatgactaattatggaccgatcgtcatgaagctatttctgttgaattttatgtggatacttctcaaataatttgttttgtttgcatttttttacAATACTGAAAAGAAtcatatattaataaatattcaggtatgtgatgaaaaacgattTAGATGCAAAAACGATTTGAAAATGGCAAAAGGTGTGATGTGTTTGTTTGAATCATTTTGTCATATTAGTTTCAAattcgaatttgtttaaaagggaatttatcgaaattaaattttcacactTATTAAGGTTAACAAATGGAGAGttgcttattttgttgtttttatacccttcagcttcgtgagaagggtatatataagtttgtcattccgtttgtaatttctacatttttcatttccgaccctataaagtatatatattctggatccttatagatagcggagtcgattaagccatgtccgtctgtctgtctgtctgtctgtccgtctgtctgtctgtctgttgaaatcaattttctgaaggccccagatatctccgggatccaaatcttcaacaattctgtcagacatactttcgagaattttgctatttaaaatcagcaaaatccgtccataaataacggagatatgagcaaaaatccgagacaacctctgaaaatttcatcaaaaaacacaatgtattgcatgctttgacaaaaaaacaacaaaacgtatggttggatatgcaagctttgcgtagtttgtttttttttgtgttttgtttcttttggcgttgttgttgttttttttacaactaaccgtttgtttggttgtgtaagttttgtgtattttgttttttttttgtgttttgtttcttttggcgttgttgttgttttttatacaactaaacgtttgtttggttgtgtgttggttttttttacaaaaaagcaacaaatcgtatgtttggatgtgcatgcgttgcgtattttgtttttcttttgtgttttgtttcttttggcgttgttgttttttatacaattaaacgtatgtttggatgtgtgttggtttcattggcttgcgtattttgttttttcttttggtgttttgtttcgtttggcgttgttgttgttttttgtgttcttgataaatttaggatgctgtacgctgaaagtgggcaatgtacatacatatatgtatactaattataaaaaataataatgcatccacaacaaaggtgaagggtatataagattcggcatagccgaatatagcacttttacttgtttgttataaaaatgatacggaatgaaacaaaaattgaatatgaaatcaatcgaaattcatcacacctaaatcgtttttgaaattgatttcagttttgaaaacgatcgtttttcatcacatgcctgattaagtaaatttagtttttgagtaaaaaagtaattgattaaatttttgtttaaatttctaataaatgttaactaaaaaatgtttaagaaatcattttttctgtgtatcaaGATTAATTCAAGTGCCTATTAATTTAAAAGCCAACCTAGTATACATATAAACTGTTTAGGGTGGATTTTATTGAATTGCTAATCTTTAGGAATGAAACCTTGTAAAACAACTTATCTCAATGAAGACAAATATAAACCCATTTCTTATACAATTTTCggtaattgaaaccagttcccAAGGAAATAAAACACATcgacacaattttgtttacaactTCTGACGATTCTCTAagatgtatttaatttttggaattttcacaaaaagatttgaaaaattatttttatattaagaaTAGTAGCTTATAATTAAGATAAAGTatgttattttttcatattttgttttaataagatttaagctaaatacaattattaagaaaagcattcattttatttaagccaataatatttatacgtttaatatatattatatgtttgttttataataatagtacactaagtttgtttgttttttggggGATTGAAGGTGTTGGAAATCCCCCGATATTCATCATCacgttaaaaaagaaaaattaaacaaaaggaTGTCGGACAAAACATCCCGTTGTTATTATGTAGATATTAGAGTAAGTATAAAATTGTTGGTATATTTTACGTTATTTGTAAGTTTTGTTTGGttgttgtaagttaataaagtttgttattaaatattaaagtgtATGTATAATCATTATTTCTAATATTATATGGAGTAGAAGAGTATAATTGTGTGTATTAcaactacatatttttaataatcttGTGGGATGTTGTGTTTCAaggtttgttttaatattaaatgcaTCTTCAAGTTCCATATGCTGGTTTCAAAAAATTCTCTTACGTTTCTTTACTCTACCTTGAGTAATTCGACATCAAAAGTCAAGGTGGCATTTGGGGGGATGACACCGGGATGACCACGAGAACCATAAGCGTAATCGGGAGAGCAGATCAACTTGGCACGTTGACCTACAGACAATTGGGCCACGCCCTCATCCCAACCACGGATCACCTCGGACTTGCCAATGGTGAACTTGAAGGGCTTGTTACGATCGCGGGACGAATCGAATTTGGTGCCATTATCCAAGGTACCAGTATAGTGGACGGTAACGACTTGTCCATTCTTAGGATATGTGCTACCTATATATCGGTGAATTGTGGTGTGGTATTTCAATAGGAATTCAAGCACACATATATacacacacgcagagaaaagaACACacatagaagaaaaaaaaatataggttAGTTTGTCAGTCATCtttccaaaaaatgtaatttcatGCTTCACACTTATTTCAATTACACAGTATTTTTGCTTACCATCACCAGGAGCAATTGGAACAATTTGTACACCCATTTTCCAGTTGTTTAATTTGCTTTTAACagctttaaataataaatttttactatcGGCGTTTTTACGCGTGCGGTTTTTTTCCGTAAAGAAACAAATTTGGTATAGCAAAAATTTCGAGACTCGTTTCGGTATCAATATGgcgttataaaattatatatgaaaGCTGATTATTATGATAACACTTTTTTCTACGGATAAATTTGGTGGCGTCAAAGcagcgatttttttttcattgattttaGCAAGCACAATAATACGAAAATGATCCAAACCCTAAATAAAAGTGATTCCAAATCATTGTTTGGAAGAAGAAATTTATTGCGAAAGATTTTTGCTAGATAAaacataaaagcaaaaaaaaaatttaattacaatttaagtTATAACATTTTAATGACCTCACAAGTAAAGTAATACGAAAATGATTCGAAATCGTATAGCTTGGAAGGAAATATATATTGCGGCTACAATCGTATTGATAAAGTTTCCACCTTCAGGAGAGATTGTACTTCAAAGCAATACGAAAACAATAATTCTCGAAgataaaaatatgatatttgCTAGATAGATGattagacttgccaaccgtcccgttttcgtcgggacagaccagttttagagtcgaatgtcccgtgtcccggcgatactctgaacgggacgccatttgtcccgtttaaATACCGATacaaggatgctttattttctaaaatttagtattttctaaaaactgaatatcactatttaacaatatacataggtacttagtgcattaacttctatgagtttcaataaactcattagtaaacattatttaactttcatgaaaaataaatggcacgatactcgctctaggatgcttgtacctttaaaggtgagttgttggtccattgaaatggactgagtttgttgaatttattacttcaaataataaaaaagctgaaaaagcgattaaaaatataaattttaaattatggactggaataggtaaactttattaaataacccgctgcgcttcgttactcctacgtgtaaaataaaaaaattttaaagattttataaaccatttttttaatgaggtgaaacaaattaggtaaaattataaaaaataaattttcagacaaagtttgaagaatctcgtaattttaattatccagatattcaaaatttgtttcgatctaggccattttagctaaactctgtacagtgataagaatttgattcatacaaagtttaaatgcattacaattatagtactccagatattcgaaattaactatatactttgtatgggaggtgtcattcccactaatccaatcccgaccattttacagccaaactatgtaaaatgataagtgtgctatcgcaattatagttctgaaaatatttatttttctttgtgtggtaggtgacttaaaccttgttccgattcttcccaatttggttaaacttcatgtcgtgatatgaaattgattcatataaagtttgaagaatttcacaattatagtactccagatatttgaaaataactatttactttaaaaaattcagtctcgcccattttcagccaatctccgtatagtgacaagaatttgattcatacaaagtttaaatactttacaattatagtactccagatattcgaaattaactatttactttgtatgagagaggccacgcccactaacacaataacattttcacccaaaaaatgtagaatagtaagggtgatattagggcaaaattttaagagttccacaattatagttctccagatattcgaaaataactatttactcctgtataaagttcgaagactttcaAAAGTCTCAAAATTtagagttattttgaaacaagtgttttagggtaggtagtacttcaatacctctaactcatacattttaaaaccgatttcaatattttaaaaaataatctaagaaattgtttaagttattaaaaaagttaaattttttttatttttttcgtaatttttcaaattcaacaatagttattttaatttttttctatgaaaaccaaatttttttttgcacagtgctttaaagacaattttatatagacaaaaaggagatattacttattaaaatcggtttatatttgcaaaagttattaaactttttcgaaaaaagttcgaaaatatttaccctggttttttttacatttatatgcgctgggggagaaaatactcaaaatgGTATTactgaaaagttgaataacttttacagttttcatccgatttgaaaaattaaaaccatgttttattattttctttatacaatgatataaatttttataagctttcatatcaaaataagcaatgaaaagcgactcaaatcaaaaaagatcgtaacaaaaacaatacttataacttacaaatgtatcaataaatgcctgtcattttgaagcgtaataagttttctttcccaacacgtttaaaaaaataaaaatttaacaaaaactgactgagtaacagatcgataagttgaaaaacatcactgtaaacgtttttttcagaataacttctgaatttgaaggtgtttctgaaattttttgacacaatttgtaatgtactcagcaattCTATAACCCACACTAGGTCATTTTCCAtcgttctctgatcatttagtggtgtcccgttttggaaatttcaaaaggtggcaagtctaagatgattatgaaaaataaaatatatcttcAGATAAtctttataaagaaaacaagtatGAGATCTATAtccggctgtgccgaatcttatatacccttcaccaaattatacttggtgaaaaaataaattcgtgttaaacatttttttttccgattttgacctatcgtaggtccaacttactctggtctaatatacgtcgttgcgaaggtctttcaaatatctatcattagatatccatattgtcttagtaatccagatataggtaaaaaatcgaggttgtcctggttttttcctcatatctcagccatttgtggaccgattttgctgattttaaataggaaacttctcgaaagcatgtctgactgaattattgaagatttggatcccgaatatatctggggtcttcagaaaatttatttcaacagacagacagacttctcacgaaggtgaagggtataaaaatatgatataccaaacaaaacaaatcccatgaagatgaaaatataaatttgaaaaaaataaaatttgataaagATAATAAGAATActtgtaatataatttgttattgGTCAAATggctacatatgtatatgtatttcaatagaataaataaataaaaaaagaaataaatttgaaaaaac
Proteins encoded in this region:
- the Fkbp12 gene encoding peptidyl-prolyl cis-trans isomerase Fkbp12, which gives rise to MGVQIVPIAPGDGSTYPKNGQVVTVHYTGTLDNGTKFDSSRDRNKPFKFTIGKSEVIRGWDEGVAQLSVGQRAKLICSPDYAYGSRGHPGVIPPNATLTFDVELLKVE